The window ATAATGTTGGGATCCAGAAGAAAACATTGTAGGAAAATGCAGATAGCTGAAATGCGTATTTTAAGATTGATGAGTAGATATACCTTAAAATGAAGAATTCGAAATGAAGAGATAAAAAAGGGTCATAGAGTCACATatattgaaaacaaaaaaaaaaaaatacttatctTCATTGACTTATGTGAAAAAGTACGTGAAAATGCATAGGTTGGGAAAATAAAATGTTggaatttctaattttattttaataaaaattctttTCTTAATTACAAGCTAAATAAAATATGATATAAAGATGAAATTAGAGATCTCAGATCACAAAGAATAATGATTGAAAAACCAAGACCCATTAAAAATGAACCAATTTTACAAAGTAAGAATCATCCACGTAATCAATACGCTCCCATAAAATGGACAACAAGCTGAAGAAATATAACCTACTGTTAAAGAAATCTTCCAAACATACCTAACCACCTTacagaaaagaaaaaaggaataaCATATGAAGATCAACTTACTGTTAACTCTTGATTACATGCACATTCCAGTAAAATAGGAAAATGTTAACCTCACCTTTAGAGCATATCATAAGTGTTAATCCTCACAAATGATTATAATCCACATGGAAGCCCTCGCCTTAAAAGGAGCCTTTGTCTTTCAAATTATATTTCCATTGAAAAAGGGGGCAATCCAAGCAAAACAAATGAGAAAATGCTTATGAGAAAAAAGAAACTAAAGAATCTTTCAACCACTAATCATATTGATGTCAAGTATATTTCTGCTTTTCGGAATAAGTTATTCAAGTTACACATCAAAAATATTAGGCGCATAAAAGCTTTAATTGATAACTTGCTCGGAAATCAAATAAATTGCAGAGGCCATCAAAACAATAAGTGcataaaatgaaatatataagaagatatgatataatatgatatgatatagTTGGGCAAAAAGGATTTCTGTAATGAGATATTTTACCTTCAATCCAGAGAAAAGCTGTTGCAATACATAAGGTGCAAGACGGAACCATTTAAGGCATGCTTCATCAGTTTGTCTAATAATATCTCTCATAGCCACCAAGTCATCACAATTGCATACAATGACAATGTGTGACTTTATAGCTCCATCACCGGAAATACCTGATTAACAATATTCCCAAAGTTTCACAGAAACACAGGAAATAGCAAATAATCAATGAATCAAACCTATAAATCTTTACTATATTGAATGGACTAGAAAGTGATGAATATAATTCCTTCCTTGTCTCACCTTATTCAGCAGGTTCATACTAACTTGGCAACATATGCAATCCGCTAATGTGCCACTTCCCCTTCATTAAGTACACTGAGATGTACTGGTTTGAGTCTAGAATTGTACTATTCTAGCTGTTATGTAATCTAAAATTGCTGTTAAACCGTCTCAGCCACAAGGGTGTTTTTCTGATTCAAATTTCAACCAGTGTACACCAAAAGTCTTAAAGTCCCACAAAATCTCAGATGCTTCATTTTGTGGTAAACTTAAACCTTgtgttttgattgatttaagTAGTTCACAAAAGAATTTTGGATCTTGTAGTTTGATGTATTCAAGCAGCATCTGTTCATGCTCAGGGATCCAAACACGAGGAAATGGTGTATAATCACAACTTGGAATTAACGACATATGAGAAAACTGCACACCTTCAATGGCATCTACAAGACCTAGCTTCAATGCATCTGAGTATTCAGATGCCACATTTGTTCCTTTACCTCTCAAAGGATGAGATAGACTACGGGAAGCTATCCTGTATACCTTGGCACGAGATTTGAGCTTATACCTGGCAGCATATAACTTAGCCAAAGAGCTGCGAATCACATAAGCACAAAACCCAACAACTTTCTTGCGATTATCCGCGTATTTATACCAATCAGCCATGGTTTCAAGAAACTTGTTCATCTGAGAATTTGTGTGAGCTTGGCTGGAATAGAGCATCGGAGTACATGGCAACGGCTCTGGATCTTTATCACCCTTCAGCAGTTCAAGGTGTCTAAATCGGCGAATACATTGAGGTAAGCTGGCTGTAACTGAAAGTAAAGTTCCAACACACTTTTTACTAATTGTTTTACCACCTGTAGCTGTGTAATGCAATGTCGGGTAAACTACACGATGACCAATGACATGGTCTAGAAACAAAATTCCCCTGCTTACATGCTCAATATCCACGTTCGAGTAGTCTACTTTAATTCCTAGTTTTGTATTGCAAAATTCAATCAACTCCTCTCTAATCTTAACTGCATCCTCTCGGGATCCTCGTATGCCTATCAAAAAATAACCACCATAACGAATGTAATCCATTTTTCTTGTCTTCTCCTTCCCACCAGATGGAACAAACTCCGGCCAAGCAGGGTTATGACAACTATCAGCAGTCGAATCCTTCCATATCGAGTCAAGCATGGATGGCCTAAAAAACTCGACTATTTTCTCTTCCATCATATGATCCAATTCATTTAAACAAACATTAGCAAGCAATGGGCTAAGAATTCCACAATGCCCATAATCTGGCACCTTTGCCGCCTCCTCAGGCGCAAAATCAAAGAAAGTTCGAAGCCAATAAGGATCTGGTTTCGGCTCATTTGGATTCAGAACCTTCCttctttcttctccttttttcctcttttttgtCCCCCTCCCTTTCTTTAACATCCTAGCATCATCAGACTCCAAACAAGTATTCCCAGATTCCCTTAAGGCAGAATTAATCAAATTCAACACTCTTTTATCCTTCACAACCTTCTCTAAACAATACATCACTAAACCCTTATCAACATTCACCAATATCTCACTCAAATCACCTCTTAAATACCAAAGATATCCAGAAAAATTACTTCTAATTGTCCTAATAACAGTATGAGCATCTCTACCAAGGCGAAAAGCATGAGACTTTGAAGAAA of the Amaranthus tricolor cultivar Red isolate AtriRed21 chromosome 6, ASM2621246v1, whole genome shotgun sequence genome contains:
- the LOC130814485 gene encoding nuclear intron maturase 1, mitochondrial translates to MVVSSPWLPIADYMIMSLRTFIKHLPRTSLIGTFSCLHSLSAYSLHPQHQQDPYALMNEDPIQICSQIWVKSFSTPKSIPFSNLTGFVSKFDIWVLAYQRSVAHFTGSFPSRNAIHSQVLDDLLALRNAVVKGQFKWDMKTDLYIRSPTEKPINEFTSKNRLKKILNSNKPPFQNHVVQEVLLLILEPIFESRFSSKSHAFRLGRDAHTVIRTIRSNFSGYLWYLRGDLSEILVNVDKGLVMYCLEKVVKDKRVLNLINSALRESGNTCLESDDARMLKKGRGTKKRKKGEERRKVLNPNEPKPDPYWLRTFFDFAPEEAAKVPDYGHCGILSPLLANVCLNELDHMMEEKIVEFFRPSMLDSIWKDSTADSCHNPAWPEFVPSGGKEKTRKMDYIRYGGYFLIGIRGSREDAVKIREELIEFCNTKLGIKVDYSNVDIEHVSRGILFLDHVIGHRVVYPTLHYTATGGKTISKKCVGTLLSVTASLPQCIRRFRHLELLKGDKDPEPLPCTPMLYSSQAHTNSQMNKFLETMADWYKYADNRKKVVGFCAYVIRSSLAKLYAARYKLKSRAKVYRIASRSLSHPLRGKGTNVASEYSDALKLGLVDAIEGVQFSHMSLIPSCDYTPFPRVWIPEHEQMLLEYIKLQDPKFFCELLKSIKTQGLSLPQNEASEILWDFKTFGVHWLKFESEKHPCG